The genome window GCCGATCATAGCGTATACCAAGCCATTCTCAAAGGTTAAATTGGTTTTATTTAGAACTTCACGATCTTTAAACGTTTTGGTGATATTTTCAATTTTGATCATTTTTACATTCCTTTCAAGACGGCGACCGTAAATTGGTCTTCTTTTTTGATTTGAACTCCAAGAGTAATTAACAAACTTGCTCCAAAGAGGCCAAACGTGACTAAGCTTGTCCACAGATTTCTCGTCAATATCAGATCAAGTCCAACTCCTGTTAAGAGAACTGCCAGCTGGATTAACAAATACTTTCGGTGCAGTTCAGAAAATTGCATTCCCGCAATTCGTTTAATTAAAATGCTTCTTCGAAATTCCTCAAAATAAAGCAAATTCATTGAATTAAACAAAAGTGCTGCCGTAATTATCCCCAAAATCGAACTGGCGATAAAAGAAATTGTCTGATTACGGAAAAATCGAACCTCTTTATAATACAATTGCTCAGAATTACTCACTTCCAAAACGTCGCGCGCAACCTGGTACTTATACAATAACTTCATTGTTCGCTCATAACTCGGGAAGAAAATTGACTCTTGTGCTTCTTTGCGCCAAAATGTTTTGGCGTAAATGCTATCGCCCGTTGAACGTGGAGTCATGACCACAATAATTGGATCTTTGACAAATTGGTCGGGTAAAGCAGAATTATTATTGTAATTAAAGCGCTTCTCGCCGTCAGCGGTGTAAGCAATCACTGCAGTTGTTTTAGCCTTGCCCAAAGCTCTTTGAGAAATATCCTTCTCATACATCTGCTGATATTTCAACTGCTCCGATTTTAATTTCTCTGGCAAAATCAAGCCAAACTCACCTGGTTCTAAATGAAGCATTTTGTCTTGCATCTTTGAATCCAGCTTCACTTGCTGTTCAGTCAAATAATTCGGCGTCACAATTAAGGTATTACCCTCTGGATCGTAATGCTCACTGGCTTTTTTGGCTTCCTCCGTATTCATGCTCGAATAATTAGTAAAATTATGGTGCACCATAATCGCATTTTGCTGATAGATGGCTTCGTTAGCTAATTGATACCAATTGGTGGCGTCAACCTCGTTACTCTTATCATCGTATCCTCCAGCGCCAACGCCTTGATGGATCCCATTGACTCGATTTTTCTGTTGCTGCCACTTCCCAGCAGCCCGATTCTCTTCTTGTAATTCGGCGTAATAAATCGGAACATTATTAACTCCGTAACCAACAAGTACGACAGCTAGAAATTGGCAAAAGAGCATAACTCCCAGCAAGCGACCGATCGGCAATTTCCCTTTAATAATCGACATCAAATCTTTTCTTTGCAAGCCAAGCAGATAAATCAAACTAAGAATTAGCGAGATTAAAAGCAGGATCCCATCATAAAATAGCAAAACTCCTAGAATAAGTTTCCAGCCTTTTAATTGAAGCTGACCTTTTGCCAAAAGCACTGCCACGCTCAGACCAAAACTAATTGCAAAAGCTGCTAGCACTGTCAAAACGTCGGTTTTCACACTTTCAAACATAATCGTTCCCAATTTCTGACCAGAAATTAGACGAATCCCGGCTGAGCGCAAATCTTTAATGCGCAAAATTATCGTCAGCGCTGTAAAAGCGAGCACGAACATGATCAACGAAAGCATGATTGTATTACTGAACAAGAAACTTATCACAACTATCAAAACAGATTGTTTAGGGAAAATTTTCGCGTCGTAACCCAAGCTTTTAAAATGATCGGCAAGCTTTTTTTCACTGAGCGAACCCGAAATAATGCGGTAGTTGGCAAGAGCTGGACTATTCTTTTGTTCAACTTTTGTGGCTTCCTGCAAACCTTTGGTAAGATTACCTTCCCCGTATTTTGCATAGACATAAACTTCTTTAGTCTTCGTTGGATGAACAATACTTTTTGCAACCAAACTGTGATGTTTTTTGGCAAAATCACTTAAAGACTGATCGGTCAACTCCTTATTGACGGGCTTCATCCCTTTGTCAACTAAAACGCCAGTATTTAGACGTGATGTGAACCTTTCTGGGCTTTCTGTAAGCTCCCAGAGGAAGAAAGCGGCGACAATAAAGGTGGAAATGAAGATAAATATTTTTTTCATAATTGCTCCTAATTAATAATTTGCGGCTACTTCATCTCAAGCTTCACTTCATCTCCTTTAATTTCAATCGAATCATTATTTGAGCGCTCGCGTTCAAACCCGGCTTGAATTTCTTGCCCGTCAACCGTGCCACTGGCCGTGTCTGCTTTAACCTTGATACTTAGATCTTCGTTTAACTGACTGGAATCGATAAATAGTTGATGTCCTTTAGCTCGATTGTCACCTAACAGTTGACTTCTTTTCATATTTAAATGAATTTCATCAATTTTAATTTGGCAGTTATTTATTTGACTATCCTCAACATTCATGGTGCTGCTCCCTCTGCCAGACAGCTCGTTTTTGCCTAATAGCTTGCTGTTTGCGAGACTCACTTCAAAATATTGGTTCGACTCCACTTGGAAATCAGTAATTTCAGAATTCTGAATCAAGTACTTGGTGTCGCCGCCGTTGGACGATTTACCTTCCCAATTGGTCAAATGAGAATCTTGAATGACAAAATTACCGCCATCTGTCCTCATTTTCTGTGAAACATCCACTTTATTTAACAAAATTTGGCTGCTCCAATCTTGCAGTGGCATATAATGTAAACTCAATTGTTGGAGCTTTAAGTCAGACAAACTAATCTCATTACCTTCCGGACTCCAATTTATTGCAACACTATTTAACGAATTAACATCGGGCACCGTAATTGTTAATTGCGGAGAACGTTTAGCACGATTAGAAAATTCCATATGTTTTTCATCAACGTACAAAACTCCTTTTTCGATTTTGAATTCCTCAACCGGCCGGTTAATTTCATACTTGACCTCAAAGTG of Xylocopilactobacillus apicola contains these proteins:
- a CDS encoding bacteriocin-associated integral membrane family protein; this translates as MKKIFIFISTFIVAAFFLWELTESPERFTSRLNTGVLVDKGMKPVNKELTDQSLSDFAKKHHSLVAKSIVHPTKTKEVYVYAKYGEGNLTKGLQEATKVEQKNSPALANYRIISGSLSEKKLADHFKSLGYDAKIFPKQSVLIVVISFLFSNTIMLSLIMFVLAFTALTIILRIKDLRSAGIRLISGQKLGTIMFESVKTDVLTVLAAFAISFGLSVAVLLAKGQLQLKGWKLILGVLLFYDGILLLISLILSLIYLLGLQRKDLMSIIKGKLPIGRLLGVMLFCQFLAVVLVGYGVNNVPIYYAELQEENRAAGKWQQQKNRVNGIHQGVGAGGYDDKSNEVDATNWYQLANEAIYQQNAIMVHHNFTNYSSMNTEEAKKASEHYDPEGNTLIVTPNYLTEQQVKLDSKMQDKMLHLEPGEFGLILPEKLKSEQLKYQQMYEKDISQRALGKAKTTAVIAYTADGEKRFNYNNNSALPDQFVKDPIIVVMTPRSTGDSIYAKTFWRKEAQESIFFPSYERTMKLLYKYQVARDVLEVSNSEQLYYKEVRFFRNQTISFIASSILGIITAALLFNSMNLLYFEEFRRSILIKRIAGMQFSELHRKYLLIQLAVLLTGVGLDLILTRNLWTSLVTFGLFGASLLITLGVQIKKEDQFTVAVLKGM